TCTACCTGCCAGAGTTCCTTGTACTTAAGGGCCACCCGATCCGAAGACCAGCTGGTGTTGGTGATGAGGACCCACTTCCCATCGAACCTCTCCTCCTCCTTGACCTTGTCGAGATCGATATGGATGCTGTCCTTGTCCACCTTGAGGAACTTGCGATACCCCTCGTTGCCGACAAGCGCCTTGGGGCCTTTGCGGATCTGTTCCCTGAGCGAGTCGATGATCTTGTCACGGTCGGCTTTGTCCTTCTCGGCCTGCTTGGGATTCAGACAAACGATGTAGCGCTTGTCCCGCACCATGACCTCCTTGACCTTGAGGGGAGAGCGCCCTTCACACTTGACCTCCTTGTAGCGGCCGGCTCGGGCAAGTACTTCGGCGGTGATCTCCTTGACCTTCCGCATCCGGGTCCCAAGGATGTAAGCTATGTTCCTTTCTTCAAGTTCTCGGATCGTCTCCCTGCTGACCATGCCACGGTCGGCCACGATGCAGAACCTCCCCACCCCAAAACGCTTGCGAATGCGATCCGTCACGGGAACCAGAGTCTTGACGTCCGTGGAGTTGCCCGGCCACATCTCACAGCAAAGAGGCCTGCCGTTCTGGTCCAGGACGGCTCCCACCAGCATTTGCTTGAGCTCGGGGCGGTGATCCTTGCTGAACCCTCTCCTGCCAAGGCTTTCACCTCCTTCGCCATGGAAGTAAACGGAAGTGGTGTCGAAAAACACCAGGTCCAGCTCGGCAAACAGGTGGCGCTGGCCCGCGAACATTTTCTCCTCGATGACATCCTTGACACATCGCGGAGAAGACAGGGTGGCATGTTCCTGATCGTCCAGCACTTCGCCCAGAAACGCCATCGCCCGGTAGAACTGATGCAGAGCGAGGTCTTCGGTTCCCTTGACCACGAGATCGCGGCCCCACTTGTCGCAGAAGCGGTCCGATCCGCTGATCAGTATCCTGTGCAACACGGTGAGGAAGATGGCTCGTTCCACATCGAACAGGAAAGCCCGGTTATGGAGCAGGTCTCTGATCACCTGTTGAATTCCCAACTCACACCAGAGCCGTTCAAAGATGATGGCGGGGCCGATCGTCTTTGCCTCACACTGGATCTTGCTCTTCCCGGAAAGGACCAGCAAAGCTTTCTCGCTGAAACGCGAAAGAGAGCGGATGAGGGTCTCGACCTCGCCTTTGGCACTCAGTTTGTCCATACGCCCAACGGTTGCAATCACGCGCTGGGTGACCTTGGAGTTAACCCTCTGGTTTTCAACGATTTGCAGGTAGTCATACTTACCGGACTTTTTGATGCGAGCGAACATGCGAGCCTCCTCTTAGGACACTCGCAAATTAGCTCATGCAGGAACACATTGCAAGGGCAAAACCATCATTCTATGGCACTACAGAATGACGCATTTTCCAGACATGCCCTAGCATCCATGCGGATTTGCGGGATGTGACCAGGTGGTCACTGTAAAACTTGAGCCTCACACTGGACATCGCTCTTCCCGGAAAGGACCAGCAAAGCTTTCTCGCTGAAACGGGAAAGGGAGCGGATGAGGGTCTCGACCTCGCCTTTGGCACTCAGTTTGTCCATACGGCCAACGGTTGCAATCACGCGCTGGGTGACTTTGGAGTTAACCCTCTGGTTTTCAACGATTTGCAGGTAGTCATACTTACCGGACTTCTTGATGCGAGCGAACATGCGAGCCTCCTCTTAGGACACTCGCAAATTAGCTCACTCAGGAACACATTGCAAGGGCAAAACCATCATTCTATGGCACTACAGAATGAGGCATTTTCCAGACATGCCCTAGCATCCATGCGGATTTGCGGGATGTGACCAGGTGGTCACTGTAAAACTTGAGTTTGACTGAAGCCCAAAGCTTAGACTTGAGACTTGAGACTTTCCCCTCGTTCCCAAGCTGAAGCTTGGGAACAAGGGTAAAATCAATGGATACCGAACGATACACTGTCCACATGGGTGGCGTTGAGTGCTCCGTCCATATTGTCATCGACAGCAAAGTAGAAGACGTATTGCCCTGTGGGCAAACCGGATATCTCAACTACCGGGTAGGAGGACAGGGTGAACAGCGG
This is a stretch of genomic DNA from Desulfoglaeba alkanexedens ALDC. It encodes these proteins:
- a CDS encoding IS1634 family transposase; translated protein: MFARIKKSGKYDYLQIVENQRVNSKVTQRVIATVGRMDKLSAKGEVETLIRSLSRFSEKALLVLSGKSKIQCEAKTIGPAIIFERLWCELGIQQVIRDLLHNRAFLFDVERAIFLTVLHRILISGSDRFCDKWGRDLVVKGTEDLALHQFYRAMAFLGEVLDDQEHATLSSPRCVKDVIEEKMFAGQRHLFAELDLVFFDTTSVYFHGEGGESLGRRGFSKDHRPELKQMLVGAVLDQNGRPLCCEMWPGNSTDVKTLVPVTDRIRKRFGVGRFCIVADRGMVSRETIRELEERNIAYILGTRMRKVKEITAEVLARAGRYKEVKCEGRSPLKVKEVMVRDKRYIVCLNPKQAEKDKADRDKIIDSLREQIRKGPKALVGNEGYRKFLKVDKDSIHIDLDKVKEEERFDGKWVLITNTSWSSDRVALKYKELWQVEHSFRDLKSTFETRPVFHQRDDTIRGHVFCSFLALILRKELYRRLDRAGHAFEWSDIKQDLSALQEIVIEENGKRFALRSQCLGTCSSVFRAVGVAIPPTIRVLS